Within Deltaproteobacteria bacterium, the genomic segment CGCCGCCCATGCCGCGAGCCCGACCGCCAGGAAGGACGAGAGTATGAATCGAATGCGAATACCCGACATCGCTCTTCTCCTCTCTCGACCTTAGATGGCGGATGGCGAGCGGCGCTTCAATCGCCCCGGTGCGACACTGCTCACCGCGGCGGCCACATCATACCTGGATCCGCCGCCGCACCAGCCGCTCGGCAGCGACGAAGGCGAGCGCCGTCGCGGTGACGATCCAGAGAAGCGATCCGGCGAGCGGATCGCCGGACGTCGGGGTGGTGAGCGCACGGCAGACGCGGACGGCATGCGTGAGGGGCATCACCCAGGCGAGCCACTGCCCCCAGGCGGGCAGACTCTCGAGCGGAAAGAACACGCCCGAGAAGAGGAACATCACCGAGAAGACGAGTGAGAAGTAGTAATTGAAGAAGTCGTAGGACGGCGCCCGGGCCGTGACCACCATGCCGAGCGCGCCGAACATGAGTCCGACGAGGAAGGCGAACGGGAGGACGAGAAGTGCAAGGACTCCCCGGACGAGGTGGAAGATTACGCAGAGGACGAGCACCAGCGAGGCGGCCAGCACGCTCTTCGACGCCGCCCAGAGGACGTCTCCCGCCACGATGTCCGCCACCGAGCACGGGGTGGCGAGGATCGCCGCGTACGTCCGCTGCTCCACCATCCGGGTGTAGGCTCCGATGGTGGTCTCGAAGGTGGCGCTGTTCATGGCCGCGAAGGCGATGATCCCGGGCGCGAGGAAGACCGCGTACGGCACCCCGTCGAAGGCGGTGACGAAGCGGCCGAGCCCGTAGCCGATGCCGAGGAGGTAGAAGATCGGCTCGCTGAGCGCGGCGATGAAGAACGACGGGGCGAACCGCTTCCACGATTCGAGGTCACGGCGCCAGACGCAGAGGGCGCGCCTCGTCGGGAACATCGCCGTCAGTCCCGGAGCGCGTGGCCGGTGAGCGTCAGGAAGACGTCCTCGAGGGTGGCGCGGCGGCGGGTGAAGTCCAGCGCTTCGAGCGCGGAGAACATGGCCGGGCTCGCCTGACCGTCGCGCAGATAGAGGTAGAGCACGTCGCCCACGCGCTCGCTGCGCCACGGCCCGTCGGCCAGCCGGGCGACGGCGCGCTCCTCGGCGTCCCCCGACACGTAGACCTCCACGACCTCGCTGCCGACGTGCGCGGCGACGAGGTCCGCGGGCCGACCCTCGGCGATGATCCGGCCCTCGTCCATGATGATCAGGCGGTCGCAGAGCTGCGCCGCCTCCTCCATGTAGTGCGTCGTCAGGAGGATCGTGGTGCCGCCCCGCTTGAGCGCCCGCACGCGCTCCCACACCAGCCGCCGCGCCTGGGGATCGAGGCCGGTGGTCGGCTCGTCGAGGACGAGGAGCGCCGGGTCGTTGAGCAGCGCCCGGGCGAGCATCAGCCGCCGCTTCATGCCGCCCGAGAGGTTTCGGATCTGCTCCGCGCGGCGCTCGGCGAGCTCCGTGAACCGCATCAGCTCCTCCGCACGGCGCAGGGCCTCCGCGCGCCCCAGGCCGAAGTAGGTCGCGTAGACCGTCAGGTTCTTCTCGACGCTGAGATCGGGGTCGAGGCTCTCCTCCTGCTGCATGATGCCGAGACGCGCCTTGATGGCCGGGTGGGTCGCCGGCGCCATGGGCAGGCCGAGGACCTCGAGCGTGCCCCCGGTCGGCGGCGCGAAGCAGGTGACCATCTTGATGGTCGTCGTCTTCCCCGCGCCGTTCGGGCCGAGGAGGCCGAGGGTTTCGCCGGACGCGACGGCGAAGGTCAGGTCGTCGACCACCCGGCGCGAGCCGTAGACCTTGGTGAGGCCGCGGGCATCGACCACGGGCGGCGCCGGCATGGGGATGCCATCTTAGAGGTGCCCGGCGCGGGCGCAACCGAGCGTCTACCCGGAAGCGAGCCGGACGACGCTGCGGATGCTCTCGCCGCGCTCCATCGCCGCAAAGGCGCGGTCGATCTGCTCGAGCGGCATCGTGTGGGTGATCAGCTCGTCGACCTTGAGCCGGCCGCTCATGTACCAGTCCACGTAGCGGGGCAGCTCGGTGCGCCCGCGCGTGCCGCCGAAGGCGGTGCCGCGCCAGCTGCGCCCCGTGACGAGGAGGAAGGGCCGCGCGTGGACCTCCTCGCCGGCGCCCGCGACGCCGATGACGATCGACTGGCCCCAGCCCTTGTGCGTGCACGCCAGCGCCTGGCCCATCACCTCCACGTTGCCGATGCACTCGAAGGAGAAGTCGACGCCGCCGCCGGTCATCTCGATCACCGCCTCAGCGACGTTCGGCACCTGCGTCGCATCGAGGCAGTCGGTCGCGCCGAGCCGGCGCGCCATCGCGAACTTCTTCGGGTTGACGTCGATCCCGATGATGCGCTCGGCGCCGGCCAGCACGGCGCCCTGGATCACGGAGAGCCCGATGCCGCCGAGGCCGAAGACGGCGACCGTGGCGCCCGGACGGACGCGCGCCGTGTTCAGCACCGCGCCGACGCCGGTCGTGACCCCGCAGCCGAGGAGGCAGACCTTGTCGAGCGGCGCGTCGGGACGGATCTTGGCGAGCGCAATCTCGGGCACGACCGTGTACTCGGCGAACGTCGACGTGCCCATGTAATGGTGCAGCACCCGGCCCCGGTGCGAGAGGCGGCTCGTGCCGTCGGGCATGAGGCCCTTGCCCTGCGTCGCCAGGAGCGCGCCGCAGAGGTTCGTCCTGCCGCTCAGGCAGAACTTGCAGCTCCGGCACTCGGGAATGTAGAGCGGGATCACGTGGTCGCCGGGCGCGAGGCTGCGCACCTCGGGGCCCACCTCCTCGACCACGCCCGCCCCCTCGTGGCCGAGCACCGTCGGGAAGAGCCCCGAGGGGTCGCGGCCGCTCATGGTGTAGGCGTCGGTGTGGCACACGCCGGTCGCGACGAGCCGCACCAGGCACTCGCCCGGTTGCGGCCCCGCGAGCTCGATCTCGTCGACGGCGAGCGGGGCCCGGGGCGCCCAGCAGATCGCCGCCTTGATCTTCATCCGCGCGGGCTCAGCGGCGCGCGCCCGCCTCGTCGTACCACGCGTCGAGCGTGCGGAGCACGCGCTCGGCGCACGTGGGCACCTCCGCCAGATCGCCGCAGGTCCCCTTGGCAGCGAACATCCGGAGCGACAGGTCCTTCACCGCGGTATCGGTCGCGTAGGCCCACGGCGTGATCTCCCAGACATGGCCGAGGCGCGCCATCAGCGCCAGTCGTGGATCCTTGTCGAGTCCGCGATCGACGATCAGCTTCTCCGCGGCCGATTGCGTGCCCGTCCGCCGGATCTCCGCCTCCGGCGTGTCGAAGGCCGTGCCGAACATCCTTCGGTCGGGCGTCGGAGAGAACGGCCGGACGAAGTAGAAGCGCGCGTCGGGGTCGACGAAACGCTGGAACACCCACATGACGGCCAGGCGATCCGGCTCGAGCGAGTCCCAGGTGGTGTAGAGGTGCTTGCCGAGATATTTCGGCGGCGAAGGCGGGTTCGTCGGCGCGTAGAGCGCGTGCGAGTCGGCGGCGATGCCGCCGATCACGACCGCGGTGAGACCGCACACCAACGCGAAGCGCGGACGCGCGGTGGCGGGAGGCGCGCCGAAGGGAGCCCGCTTGATCCAGGAGCGCAGCGCGGCCCACAGCCCGAGGCCGTAGCAGACGTGCGCACCCATGGTGATCGTGAAGAAGGTCGCGGTGCGCTGGTAGCCGAAGACCTCGGCGTACGGGGTGTAGAGCATCGACAGCTCGAGGAAGACACCCCAGCCCACCGCCGTCCACCAGCGGGGGCGCGAGAAGAGCGTGGCATACATCAGGCCGAAGCCGACGCCGTTGGAGAGATGATAGGCCCAGCCGATGACCTCTGAGGCAAGCGTCGGTTTCGGCTGGTCGAGGAAGACCGTGCCGAAGTAGGAGATGGCGCGGAAGACGGGAATGCCCGCATGGGCGATCGGGATCCGGGCGATGTCGTAGGCGAGGCTCGCGAACAGGCCTGCCCAGAGTCCCCCCATGATGCGGTCGTAGAGCTCCCGGCGGTCCGTGCGCCGGGCCCACACGATCAGCACGACGAGGGCCGCGGTCGAAGGCACCAGCAGGACGCGCACGCTGTGACCGAGTTCGGCGACGCCGTAGAAATAGAGGAGCAGCGTGGCGATGGACGAGGCGCCGAGCGCCGCCGGGACGAGGAGCAGGGGATAGCGCAAGGGCGCGGGAATGGCCCGCTGCTCGGACGGCGCGGGAGGCGTGTCGTATGCGCGTTGATCGAGACGCTTCATGCCCCCCCCTGGGCCGCGGCAGCTACACTCCCGATGCCCCCGGTGTCAATGAGGAATCACGCGAGGCCAGCCCGGCGAGGTGCCAGAGCAGCAACCACAGCGGAATCAGGCACAGAATGTCGATGACCAGCACGGTCGCCCGGAGCTTCGCCCAGGAGCGCTCCACCTCGGCACGCGCCTTCCCGAGAAGCTGGTCCTGGAGCTCGGGCGTGACCGGCCGCCACTCGGCGGACCGTTTGGTGCGCGCCGCGTCGAACATGAGCTCGGCCTGCAGGAGCGCCTGGTCCTCGAGGGAGCGGACGAGCGCGGTTCCGGCCGGGGTGGCGAGCGCCAGATAGAGCGCCACCTGCCGTCGGGGCAGCAGGGAGGCGCGTGAGAACTTGGCCGTGGGGTAGGCATCGAGGGGCGACTTGAAGGTCATCCCGGGCGGGAAGCCGTGGACCAGGAAGGCCACCGCCGCCAGCGCCACGGCCGCCCCGACGAGCGCGCGCCCGGGGTGGTGGGCGAGGTCGGCGCGGCCAGGCACCCAGGACATCGACCGGGACCGAATACCGCGCTCGGCGCGGCCGGATCAACACGGTTGTTGCGAAGAGGCTAGAATGGCGCGCATGCCCGGTCAGCGGCCGATCGGCGTCCTCGAGCGCAAGCTCGCCGCGGCACTCGACGCCGCGGACGGGCCCAGGGCGGGCGAGCACCTGCTGGCGGCGGTCTCGGGAGGACCCGATTCGACGGCGCTGCTCGCCGGCCTTGCCGCCCTCGGCCCGGCGCGCGGCCTCGCGCTGACTGCCGCCTACGTCGATCACGGGCTCCGTGGCACCGAGGGGACCCTCGAGTGCGGCCGGGTGGCCGAGCTGGCGAAGCAGCTCGGGGTGGGCTTCGTCTCTCGCACCGTCGCTGTCGTGCCCGGGCCAGGCCAGGAGGCGCGCGCCCGGCGCGCGCGCTACGCCGCATTGGCCGCCCTGGCGCGCGAGGTGGGCGCGACACGCATCCTGACGGGTCACACGCAGGACGATCAGGCGGAGACGCTCGTCCTCCGTCTCCTGCGCGGCGCGGGGCGCCGGGGGCTCGGTGGCATGCGCCCGGCCCGCGGCCGGCTCTTCCGGCCGCTGCTCGGCGTGACGCGCGCCGACGTGCGACGGTTCCTGGCCGAGCGGGGCCTGCCGTTCATGGTCGATCGCACGAACGCCGACCTCGCCTTTGCCCGCAACCGCATCCGTCGCCTCGTGCTCCCGTTCCTCGCCGCGGAGTTCAACCCCCGCCTCGGGAGCTCGCTCGCGAGCCTGGCCGCGCGCCTGCGCGACGAGGAGGACTTCCTCGCTGCGGCCGCGGCCGCCCGAGCGGCCGGTCTCGTCGGCGACGACCGCCTCCCCGTGCGCGTCGCCGCCGAGCCCACCGCGCTCGCGCGCCGGATCGTGCGGGCCTGGCTGGAACGCGGCGCACGGCGAAGCCCGTCGGGGCTGCACGTCGAGCGCGTGCTCGCCCTCGCCACGGGAGGGGAACGGGGCGCGGTGGCGGTACCGGGACCGGCCCGCGTGCTGCGCGAGGGCGAGTATCTCGTCCGGCGTGCCGGGCGTGCGCCCGCGCCGCGGGCGCTCGTCGCGCCGATCGCGCCGGGCGGCACGGTCGTGGACCCTGCGGGGCGCTGGCGGCTCACCCTCTCGGCGGCCCGGCCGCGACGCGCGGGCGAGGACCGTCCGGCCGACGCTCACCACGCCCTCTTCGACGCCGACGCGCTGCCCGGCCCGCTCGTCGTTCGCTCGCCGGCGCCCGGCGACCGCCTCCGCATCCCGGGCGTCGGCACCCGCAAGCTGCAGGACGTGCTGGTCGACGCCAAGGTGCCGCGCGAGGCCCGTCCGGGAATCGCCGTGCTGGCAGCTGGCGGTGAGGTCCTGTGGGCGGCCGGCCTGGCGCGCGGCGCATGCGCCGCGCTCGGCTCCGACACCAGCCGCGTCATCGAGGGTGTTTTCGAGCCCATCGGATGAGCGGAGCGGCGGCTGTACATTGCTGCTCCGGAGACCGTATGTTACGATCGCGAGTGCGAATTTTTCCTGTACCGAGGCACGGTTGAATCCCATCTCCCGCAATTTCGGGCTCTGGCTCCTCCTCCTGCTGATGGGGCTTCTCCTGTGGTCCATCGTCACCAAGCAGCAGCCGCGCGAGCCCGAGGTGAGCTACAGCCGCTTCGTCGAGGCGGTGGACGAGGGGCGGGTCGCCGAGGTCACCATCCAGGGCAAGAACATCCGCGGCCGCTACCGGGGCGAGCACGGCGAGCCGGGCGAGGGGTTCAAGACGTTCGCTCCCGAGGACCCGGACCTGGTCAAGATGCTGCGTGAGAAGAACGTCACGATCGATGCCCGCCCGGAGGACGCCGAGCCCTGGTACTTCGTCGCCCTGGTGCAGTGGGCGCCGATGCTGCTCCTGGTCGGTGTCTGGATCTTCTTCATGCGTCAGATGCAGGTGGGCGGCGGCAAGGCCATGTCCTTCGGCAAGAGCCGCGCCAAGCTGCTCTCGGAGAACACCCACAAGGTGACGTTCAACGACGTCGCCGGCATCGACGAGGCCAAGGAGGAGCTCGAGGAGATCATCGCCTTCCTCAAGGACCCGAAGAAGTTCACCAAGCTCGGCGGCCGCATCCCGAAGGGCGTGCTCCTGGTCGGTGCGCCGGGCACCGGGAAGACGCTGCTCGCCCGCGCGATCGCGGGCGAGGCGGGTGTGCCGTTCTTCTCCATCTCGGGCTCGGACTTCGTCGAGATGTTCGTCGGCGTCGGGGCGTCGCGCGTGCGCGACCTCTTCGTGCAGGGGAAGAAGAACGCCCCCTGCATCATCTTCATCGACGAGATCGACGCCGTCGGTCGGCATCGCGGCGCCGGCCTCGGCGGCGGCCACGACGAGCGCGAGCAGACACTCAACCAGCTGCTCGTCGAGATGGACGGCTTCGAGACGAACGAGGGCGTGATCCTGATCGCGGCCACCAACCGGCCCGACGTGCTCGACCCGGCGCTGCTGCGCCCCGGCCGCTTCGACCGCCGCGTGGTCGTACCGCGGCCCGACGTCAAGGGTCGCGAGGGCATCCTGCGGGTCCACACGCGCCGGGTGCCGATCGCCGAGAACGTCAACGTCGAGCTGCTCGCCCGGCAGACGCCGGGCTTCGCCGGCGCCGACCTCGAGAACCTGGTGAACGAGGCGGCGCTCCTGGCGGCCCGCAAGAACAAGGACCGGGTCGAGATGGGCGACTTCGAGCTCGCCAAGGACAAGGTGATGATGGGCGCGGAGCGGAGGTCGATGATCATCAGCCTCGAGGAGCGCCGGAACACGGCCTACCACGAGTCGGGCCACGCGCTCGTCGCGAAGCTCCTCCCGGGAGCCGATCCCGTGCACAAGGTGACGATCATCCCGCGCGGCATGGCGCTCGGCCTGACCCAGCAGATCCCGCTCGACGATCGGCACACGCACTCCAAGGCCTTCCTGGTCGACAACCTCGCCATCCTCTTCGGGGGCCGCGCCGCGGAGGAGCTGGTGCTCGGCCACATGACCACCGGGGCCGGCAACGACATCGAGCGCGCCACCGAGCTCGCTCACAAGATGGTCTGCGAGTGGGGCATGAGCGAGAAGCTCGGTCCCATGACCTTCGGCAAGAAGGAGGAGGAGATCTTCCTCGGCCGCGACTTCACCCAGCGCGTCGACTACTCGGAGACGACCGCGGTGCAGATCGACACCGAGGTGCGGCGCATCATCATGGAGGCCTACGAGCACGCCAAGCTGCTGCTCCGACGCAACGTCGAGGTGCTCCACAAGATGGCCGAGGCGCTGCTCGAGCGCGAGGTCCTCGATGGCGCCGAGATCGACGAGATCCTGCGGCAGTACGGGAGCCAGAACGGTGGCCTCCGGGGCGCCGCTGCAGCCACGGCCTGAGGCCGGCCCGCG encodes:
- a CDS encoding ABC transporter ATP-binding protein, with product MPAPPVVDARGLTKVYGSRRVVDDLTFAVASGETLGLLGPNGAGKTTTIKMVTCFAPPTGGTLEVLGLPMAPATHPAIKARLGIMQQEESLDPDLSVEKNLTVYATYFGLGRAEALRRAEELMRFTELAERRAEQIRNLSGGMKRRLMLARALLNDPALLVLDEPTTGLDPQARRLVWERVRALKRGGTTILLTTHYMEEAAQLCDRLIIMDEGRIIAEGRPADLVAAHVGSEVVEVYVSGDAEERAVARLADGPWRSERVGDVLYLYLRDGQASPAMFSALEALDFTRRRATLEDVFLTLTGHALRD
- a CDS encoding chromate resistance protein, whose amino-acid sequence is MKRLDQRAYDTPPAPSEQRAIPAPLRYPLLLVPAALGASSIATLLLYFYGVAELGHSVRVLLVPSTAALVVLIVWARRTDRRELYDRIMGGLWAGLFASLAYDIARIPIAHAGIPVFRAISYFGTVFLDQPKPTLASEVIGWAYHLSNGVGFGLMYATLFSRPRWWTAVGWGVFLELSMLYTPYAEVFGYQRTATFFTITMGAHVCYGLGLWAALRSWIKRAPFGAPPATARPRFALVCGLTAVVIGGIAADSHALYAPTNPPSPPKYLGKHLYTTWDSLEPDRLAVMWVFQRFVDPDARFYFVRPFSPTPDRRMFGTAFDTPEAEIRRTGTQSAAEKLIVDRGLDKDPRLALMARLGHVWEITPWAYATDTAVKDLSLRMFAAKGTCGDLAEVPTCAERVLRTLDAWYDEAGARR
- the tilS gene encoding tRNA lysidine(34) synthetase TilS, whose product is MARMPGQRPIGVLERKLAAALDAADGPRAGEHLLAAVSGGPDSTALLAGLAALGPARGLALTAAYVDHGLRGTEGTLECGRVAELAKQLGVGFVSRTVAVVPGPGQEARARRARYAALAALAREVGATRILTGHTQDDQAETLVLRLLRGAGRRGLGGMRPARGRLFRPLLGVTRADVRRFLAERGLPFMVDRTNADLAFARNRIRRLVLPFLAAEFNPRLGSSLASLAARLRDEEDFLAAAAAARAAGLVGDDRLPVRVAAEPTALARRIVRAWLERGARRSPSGLHVERVLALATGGERGAVAVPGPARVLREGEYLVRRAGRAPAPRALVAPIAPGGTVVDPAGRWRLTLSAARPRRAGEDRPADAHHALFDADALPGPLVVRSPAPGDRLRIPGVGTRKLQDVLVDAKVPREARPGIAVLAAGGEVLWAAGLARGACAALGSDTSRVIEGVFEPIG
- a CDS encoding S-(hydroxymethyl)glutathione dehydrogenase/class III alcohol dehydrogenase encodes the protein MKIKAAICWAPRAPLAVDEIELAGPQPGECLVRLVATGVCHTDAYTMSGRDPSGLFPTVLGHEGAGVVEEVGPEVRSLAPGDHVIPLYIPECRSCKFCLSGRTNLCGALLATQGKGLMPDGTSRLSHRGRVLHHYMGTSTFAEYTVVPEIALAKIRPDAPLDKVCLLGCGVTTGVGAVLNTARVRPGATVAVFGLGGIGLSVIQGAVLAGAERIIGIDVNPKKFAMARRLGATDCLDATQVPNVAEAVIEMTGGGVDFSFECIGNVEVMGQALACTHKGWGQSIVIGVAGAGEEVHARPFLLVTGRSWRGTAFGGTRGRTELPRYVDWYMSGRLKVDELITHTMPLEQIDRAFAAMERGESIRSVVRLASG
- a CDS encoding ATP-dependent metallopeptidase FtsH/Yme1/Tma family protein is translated as MNPISRNFGLWLLLLLMGLLLWSIVTKQQPREPEVSYSRFVEAVDEGRVAEVTIQGKNIRGRYRGEHGEPGEGFKTFAPEDPDLVKMLREKNVTIDARPEDAEPWYFVALVQWAPMLLLVGVWIFFMRQMQVGGGKAMSFGKSRAKLLSENTHKVTFNDVAGIDEAKEELEEIIAFLKDPKKFTKLGGRIPKGVLLVGAPGTGKTLLARAIAGEAGVPFFSISGSDFVEMFVGVGASRVRDLFVQGKKNAPCIIFIDEIDAVGRHRGAGLGGGHDEREQTLNQLLVEMDGFETNEGVILIAATNRPDVLDPALLRPGRFDRRVVVPRPDVKGREGILRVHTRRVPIAENVNVELLARQTPGFAGADLENLVNEAALLAARKNKDRVEMGDFELAKDKVMMGAERRSMIISLEERRNTAYHESGHALVAKLLPGADPVHKVTIIPRGMALGLTQQIPLDDRHTHSKAFLVDNLAILFGGRAAEELVLGHMTTGAGNDIERATELAHKMVCEWGMSEKLGPMTFGKKEEEIFLGRDFTQRVDYSETTAVQIDTEVRRIIMEAYEHAKLLLRRNVEVLHKMAEALLEREVLDGAEIDEILRQYGSQNGGLRGAAAATA